From the genome of Nicotiana tabacum cultivar K326 chromosome 17, ASM71507v2, whole genome shotgun sequence:
tgtcgtcccatgttacgtatgttcatgacattatctttcattgttggatgttcatgatccatgtatgttggtgctcggcaagtattgcccgggtgctagtcatgaccctccagttgggtcgtgacatcaagtCTAGCTGGGAATGCAAAAAAGTAGGtctgagccccaccactctgacctcCGCCTCTCAAACGGCCTCtccctggctgacctccacctataATGGCATGACCTCAACCtataatggcctgacctccacctctaatagcttGACCCCCGCCTTTAGATGGTTGAACAGGAGGTGGTGCAActggtgccagaaccatggcacAAGAACTCTGTTATGGCGTGCTTCCCTGTGACCTAGGTCAAAACCTCGTGACGTACCTTGgatctccacaagtataacaagtcctCGGCTGATGTGACTGCTGACCAGGGAACTAACCATGTCGACTTGAATAACCACCCTAATAAAACTGGATCAGAGTTAAACTGGCCGGAGTTGAAGGTGCGTTATAGTCTAGCTGCTCAGGatgagacccataagaaccacgacTACCCGAAGCACTGTGGGATGCTTGAAGTGCTGACTAAAGAGTtctaggaggatgacctctaccaaatGAACCCTTGCCTCCAAacaaggcaccactgaaaccaccaaaattACGATGCCTCTTCTCAAATACCGCCTCCCTACCCTGACCACGAATCATCTTGATCCGTCTAGCAATCTCTACTACCCgctggaaagaaatatcatccccggtctccttggccatctgtagcttGATTCCAAAAGTAagaccatcaatgaatctcctcactcttcCCCTCTCAGTAGGAAGTAAGACAACTACATGGCGAGCTAAATccatgaatctggtctcatactaggtaacagtcatactactcTACTAAAGGCATTTAAACTGCCTACGGTACTCCTCACTCAGGATaaaaggaatgaacttctccaagTAGAGgtgtgagaactgatcccaagtgagtGGAGGCAATCCTCCTGGTCTGGCTTGATCATAGTCCTGCCACCACATCTTGGCAGAGCCATGCATCTGAAATACTACGATGTCAATTCCATTGGACTCCACTATACCTATGTTGAACAACACCTCTTGGCATCGGTCAAtgaaatcatgtgggtcctcagaaggtgtgcAACCAAAACGAATAGGAAATAATTTTGTGAACTTTTCCAATCTCATCAACCACTCAAAAGATATTTCGGGCCTCTCCCTGGTCTATGTAGCAACATTAGGCTCAGCCACTCCAACTGGCGAAACTACCAAAGTTTGATATTTGTGATCCATCTGCTTTGgtgtgagtagtgggagtctgagctcctctcCCAACCCGAGAGAAagttggtgccactggaaatgcaCCGATATGGGCTACGCTCTCCATAAGACCCACTAagtggactagagcatcctgaagtaccggggtagAAATAAGCCCCTCCgagacctgagctggtccaattGGCATGGTCTGAACAGgaacctcctcctccttctcaatCTAAGGCTCCGGAATAGATGTTGCTGCACATGCTCTAGGCTAAGCTCtactctgcctctgcctctggtacgacctcggcctctacccctggtaGTGGCTGCAATAGGGGGCTCTAGCCCCTGCCCTGCTGTAGATGttgtgcgtgttctcaccatctgtgggaTAACAATAATAGAATGGTTCAAACTTCAATAATAGAATAAAGttgcacgatagagaaagaaggAAGTGATATTTTCCTAAAGCTCTACAaactctagaagataagtacagacgtctctgtaccgatcctctagactctacAAAACTTGCTAATGACTTGTGAGACTTAGGCAACCTTGTATTcagataccaacttatcatgatcTGGATTCCAAACCTCGGGCCCGTGATAGAGTATAACATCtaacttgctaggcaagacaacattTGATAACCAATTAACCATTTTAACAATCTAAAACAGAGTAATAACAATTATTAACAAATAGTAAAGTTATAATACATAAGATAAACCCATAATACAACATGGTCTAGGCTAATACCAGAAATCTGGAGTCACCAGTGCATgagcaactagaagtctacaagTATAGTTTGAACGAAATACAACTATTCAAAAAGAATTAAACAGTAAAGGTAGAAACAAATTGGGAATTCAAAAATTGCAAACTCTAGCAGCTTTACCTCATGTCTCCGATGTAGATATGATTCGAGCAGAAACACCACTAGACACCGCTGGGACCAacaccagtatctgcacaagaagtgcagaagtgtagcatgagtacaactaacccaatgtactctgtaagtatTGAGCCTAAtaattgggagggaacatgcagAAATGGGAGTACGATATGAACGGCAAGTACAAAATTACCACGTAGccttttttggaaataaagaacaaTGCACCCAAGTAAATCACCAATTCAGAAATCAAATAAAGCAGTGAAATCAAcaatggaacgacatcacccttcgtgcttttactctcatcctcaccatgtaatatcataaataaaatagcatggcatcacccttcgtgatttaaccCTCACAATCTCTCAATCAATGATAATAATATGCACAtaaggcacgacaacacccttcgtgcttttcactcttcctaACCATGCAACAACATTAATCCAAAATAGCAATGCAAGGTGGGAAGCAAATTTCACTTCAATCATAGTGTTATTGTAACCAAACTCAACTTCAAAATCACAACAATAAATATGAAGGCGAGCAATTAAAGAAGGAATAATCTAACTAGGGCATAGAAAGCATAGTCAATGAAATAACATAATACGATAAAACAATTTCCACCTACATGATTTAACCCAATGACAAcgcatatatactcgtcaccttacatatacgtCGTCTTAGCAAATAAACCAACAAgttctaatccctcaagtcaaagttaaccacgatatttacctcactccgcaatcgATTCAATGTTCCACCATGGCTTTTTCTCTAGAATTAGCCTATAAGATAATCATGtctagccaaatatagttcaaataatttaaaataagctttagaaactacacATGAGTGAATAAGATTCAATCTTTATTGAATTagaaaaaagtcaataaaagtcaaccccgggatcGCTGGATCAAAACCTgagattcgaaccaaaactcaattacccattcaTTTCCGAGCCCAATTAtctgatttgttttgaaatccgatctaaatttgaggtctaaatctcaattttataaaatcccaaatttctacccaaatccctaatttctaccataaaaatcaTAGATTTGATATTGCAAACACATGAAAAGTATTGGGTAGTTAAAAGGAAATGGATTAAAGTTGCTTGCTAATGATTTTGGTAAGAAGAAATTCTTGAAAAATCGCTTCTAGAGTGTCTAGGGTTGAGAAATAGTATAAAATGAGCTCATTCCTGATTTTTTCCGATTTCACCCTGCTGCGTATGTCACAGTTGTGAGCTCTTGTTCGCAACTGccgacatcgcaaatgcgaaacacaggtcgcaaatgcgaactgtaCATCAGAAGCCCAGAAGTTGCAAATGCGATAATTTGTTCGCACATATAAATTATCCTCCCCCTCCCCACTCACAAATGCGGACAACCATTTCACAAATGCAAAGCTACCTAACATAATACATCATCTCTATTACGATGCCATAGCAGCAAAAGCGAACACAACACCCAACGCAAAagcgactcttttttttttgcaatttcaaagACAGAGCCCCCAGCTAatgctcgcaaatgcaaactatTGTTCGTAAAAGTGAGGATCggaaaccaaacatgcacataagtgtaataacatcatatacactTGATCGCAtgatcaaaatatcaaaataaaatctaaaactatgaatcgaacaTCAAAGCAcataaaattcaaagaaaaactcaagaacctctagaatcacAATTACACTTCCGTatcacatcaaaccaactcccaattgcaccaaattttgcagacaagtttcaaataataaagtggacctattccaagttccaAAATCAAAATTCATACCTGATAACCGTAAAGTCATCCTACGGTCAAACctagaaaattttcaaagattcaaattgctaacttttgacaaaacaagtcaaatcaacctagggacctccgattTCAATTCTAAGCACATGACCAAACCTAAAATTTCAATACGAACCTACCGGAATCATCATAATACCGATTCGGGAtcgtttatccaaaatattgacaTTGGTTAACTCTAGCCTTATTTTAGTTAAaatctttattttcttaaaatttcacaCAATAGCTTTTTTAAAAGCGATATGGACCATACACGCAAATCAAgaaacatcaaatgaagctaaGAAAGTtctcaaatcattaaaataagggctaatactcaaaacgacctatcaaATCGTCACACATAtctcaatgaatttccagatagCAAAACCTATGAAGTATGCTTGTTAATTTGTATATGATTATTATTAAAGTTCATTTATTAAAGGATATAATGAAATAAATGAATGTATATTTTTTAACAGATTAAGCTGTTAAATGATATTGTTACATACTTCAATATAGAATCAAAGCAAACAAAGGTGATGGATTCAAGTCTCTATTGTTGAAGATAATGATCAGGTTAACAAACTTGTTAACTATCCAATCACCGAGTATAAGTTTATTAGAATTAGGCGGACCCTTGTATTAGTCATCCTAGAAGAGTTCTACTCTGTGTTGTATAGCCTAAATATATGATAAATACCTTGTATAAAGAGATAGGGTCATGTAACtgctttatataataaaatactgCCTTCTCGATATTCTCTTTGTTCCATATTTTCTCCTGTTCTTAGAGCTTCTTTGAAGCTAATTCTGCTGCCCAAATTTAGTTTTTGCTACACAATAATAATCCTGCTCATATGGCTTCCAACACCTTTTCAACAACCTCCCTTCATCATCTCATTGCTTCATGTCCTGTGAAGTTGAAGCCTTCTAACTATCTGATATGGAGAACATAATTGATGCAGTTTATCCAATTAATGTGGTTGAACTACCTCATTGAGGGAAAGCCAGAAATTATAAATGTATAAGGTACCAATGAAAGCAGTTATAAGGACAGTGGTAAAGGAGTTAACAAAAGCAGTAACAAAAAGGCTGATATTGCTGATGACTAGGCTGAAAAGATGTTTTGTTAAAGAGTTGGATATATGAAATAGTGTCAGAAAAAAGTATGTATCTCATTGTGGGATACACAACTGCTACACAAATGTGAGAATGCCTGGAAAAAAACATATGTGCATGCAACAAAGGACGAAAAATTCCGATCGAAGCAACAACTTCAAACTATCAAGCTTGGAAGTAGAACCATTGATGAGTATTTGAAGGAATTCAAAGGCATTTACGATGGCTTGGCTGCCATACACAAGCATGTCGATGATGATAGTAAGGTAATTAACTTTGCTAGAGGTTTGGGTACTAAATACAAAATGTTTAGGACTGTAATCCTTGGCAAAGAACCTTATCCAACTATGAGTCAGTTGGTCACTTACCTAAGCGGCTTTAATCTCAGAAAGGATGAAGGAGACGATTCACAACAAATGAATCATAATATGACATTTGCTGCAAAAAGGACATACAACAACAAAGATATAGGAAACTTCTCAAACAAGAGAGGTAACATAAACTACAGGTCAAGGGGTAGAGGCTTCAGGCCTGCTGGTCAGAACAACAATCACAACTCTCAAGGATCTAAAAGTGCTACTAAGGGACAAAAAAGCTTAGGATCATCAGCATGCCAGATATATGGCAGGAATAATCATACTGCAATAAAGTGCTTTTACATGTGAGACTTTTCTGATCAAGCACCAGAAGATCTTCCACAGGCCCTTGCTACATTCAATGTGGATAGTCAAAATGGTGGAGATAATGCTCACTATATGGATTATGGGGTAAGAACTCACATGACCAATAATATAGGTAACTTATCCAACCTTAAACCTTATAGTGGGaataatataattgtattagGAAATGGACAAGAACTAGATATCACACATATTGGAAAAAGAACAATTTCTGGTGTAAGGATGAGTGAAGTTCTAGTAGTCCCTAAACTCAAAAAGAATTTGTTATCAGTAAGTAAAATTACTAGAGATAATTGCTGCTACACTGAGTTTGATGAATCATCTTTTGTTGTAAAGGACAAGAGGACAAGGAAACAGATGGCCAGAGGTACTAAAGAGAAGAGATATATGCCTTGAAGGTGGACAACCTACTTGCTTTGAGTTCAACACAGATAAGGAGGAGCACTAGTGTTATTTGGCATGCCAAGACTTGTGCATCTAAATTTTAGGTCCTTCAAAGTACATAGTAACAATAAGTGTATCAGTATCATATAATGGAATAGAAATCCTACAATTTATGTTAGTTGTCAAATGGGAAAAGGTTGTAAACTACCAttcaagttgagaaataaagTTGAGAATGAACATTTATTAAAAATTCACTGTGACTTGTGGGGTCCTGTTCCCGTTGAATCCTCCCAACATATTAAATATTATGCTTTATTTGTTGAGGATCACATTAGATATACATGGTTGTATCCTATAAAAAGAAAATCTGATTTCTTTGAAACATTTGTCAAATTTCACAAAATGGTTGAGAAATAGTTTTCAAAGAATATCAAGATCTTTCAAGGTGGCGAAGATGGtgaattttcaagttttgaatttgTTAATTACTTAGATAGTTGTGGCATTGTAAGACATATTTCTTGTCCCTCACACCCTTGGGCAAAATGGAATTGTAGAACGGAAGCATAGACATGTAGTGAAAACTAGATTTACACTACTTCTACATGCTAAGTTACCTCTTTATCTATGGATTGAAGCATTTCTCACAACAGTATTCTTGATAAACAGGTTTCCATCATCTATGCTTAAAAAGGAAACACTAGTTCATAAATTACATAGTTCACACCCTGATTACAATagtttggaagtgtttgggtgcATGTGTTTCCCTTACTTAAAAGAAAAACACAAGTTCTCACCCAAGTCATATCCATGTGTGTTTTTGCATAAAAGGTATAAGATTTATCATCCATCCATAAGGAAGGTCTTTGTATCAAGATATGTTATCTTTGATGAACTAACACTTCCCTATGTGCAGGAAAACAAGACTAACAGTGCATCAAATGACTATAGTCATCatagtttttgaatttttctcaGAATCACAGGCTAAGTCTGATTCATCAAATCCTATAGTTGGAGGGGAAGTGTTGGGAGCTGATTATAATGCTACTGCAGATGATGTTGCAAATGATCAAACTGTTGAACAATATGCTGATGTTGCTGATGAAAATGATGGTGTTGCTGCTCAAACTATTGTTCCAACTGTTGATCACAATAATATTGTTGAGTCTGATCATGATGAGGTTGTGGAGGTCATAAACATTGTTAATGATCCTTCTGTAGAAATACAAAACTCAAACACTGATGAATTGCACTTGGAGGCTTCTCACTCAGATGAAATGCCTATACAGTTCACAGTGACAGATCTAAGAGGATTGTAGTTAGAAGTGGACTTGTCACACTTCTTCAATGCCCAAGATGAAGTACATCCAGTAGAAAACATGGTTCAAGTTGAACCTGAAACCACTGCTCAAAACCATCAAATGGTCACCAGATTCAAAGCTAAGTCCCTTCCTATAAATCATACCTCCCTAGCTGCTGTagaaacaaaaatagaagaacCTAAGTCTATAAAATATAATCTAAGTTCCCCCTGATCATGTCCAATCCACACTCAATAATAAGTAGGAAATAGTCGTTGTAATTATAATACCCAACGTGAGTCGGGGGGAGAGAGTTTACAATCGATATTAAGGTAAATACTTGAAGAGAGAATGTGAAATAGCTAAATTGTATTTCCAAACAAGAGGGTGATTGTTATCTAACTTAACACTAAGAAATTAGACCAAGTAAAAGCAACTAGAGAGTAAATTGGTTTTATTAGTTTTTTATCAATTGAGGAATATCCTAGGGATGTAACTTTCACCTaggtgtaaacttaatgggtatATTAAGTTAATGCTTGTTTGGTAGATTAGAGTGCATTATGACTCTCAATTcgcaagtacccactcaatagcTCTCAGTCATAGAGCGCCTCTGCCAAATTGGCAttctcaagtccaattgggtaTCAATCTAAGCAATTGATATCAGTCTAAGTAAGGTTTTCTccatctctagttcaaaccctttaatcaaacaagtcaaaaatcTTAACTAGCTcaatttcttattagccaagtttttctagactatgTTCCTCTATCTCAAGTAggaactaagtcaaataggcgtgaatcaatatttgcaaccattaatttaagataaaatgcataaatAAAGCTAAATAAccaatacccaatcataaacaaataTTAGTATTaataacccataagatttacatactagggttgggtcacaaccctagataaaatctagctactcTTGATAATTGACATagaaaaacaaagagaagaaGTAATTGAAGAcacaaaactagaattaaagagtaAAATTAATGGGTCTTCTCTAATTTTTATCACAACTTTCCCAAAAAGCTAAAATATAACCGCTACGGCTGTTAGGAATACAAAACTTGCCCCGAAAAAGTGTTTTCCATCTATTTATAGTGTCCAGaaattcgctgacaaaaataccctttgggaggttctgcggccgcacaatttcataTGCGGACCacacttttcttcttctcttgcaATGGGAGGAactctacggccgcacaatttcatatgcggaccgcacttttcttcttctcttgcaATAGGAGGAACTCTACGGCCGCACAGTTATCTCTACGGCTACATTTCAGCTTCTACGGTCGTACAATTTGGCCGGGGACCGCATTTTCAAAAGGCTTCACACTTGGTCTTTTGCACCTTCTCTGAACTTGTCAAACTTTGTCAGTGCGACCAGCTTTTACGGACGCACAATTTGGTATTCGGACCGTGCTTCTAACAAACTCCTTAGAGGCTTCAGCACTTCATTTGCGGTTGCACTTCTATTTTTACGGACAACATAAACATCTTCGGTCGTAGAATTACTTCTGCTAACCGTACTTATgtttgtatttttcctttttgggTTGTTGAGATGgaatactcctttttgagttagagTTCTTTGTTAAGCTCTAATAATCCAACATGCCTGCAATTCACACGATTTCATTAGATTTAGTAGCAAAAATCACTATTTTCGGAATAAAACTAAAGTAAGAgggtactaataagtggttaaaatccacatttatcaactcccccaaacttaagtctttgcttgtcctcaagcaaatagattagTTCCTACTTGCTCTAAGTGAAAGGTCATTTCAAAGAGTCAATTGTAAGTCATTCATagtcagttgggaccaacaattacccacaatacTCATGCATTTTCAACAAGGAAATAAAACATATGTTACGTGCATATAACATTAGTGTGACATTTGAActtcaagaattgacttcactcttcaaggactcttgttctatcagataaatcatggtggactccaaactctccTCCTCTACCTTCCATTTTCCATGCTCACTTAAAGAATTAACACTCGATTTCTAGAGCAATAAAGGAttcactcttctctcacaaaGGATTGTCACAAGTaaagcttcaagtaccataggcttgcccctcatgtacaTCCCCACTAATATAAGCTCACTCGATTCAAAAttaagtaggacttctttcgggttataatgaaggcttttggattgggaTAGGATAACATATGGGATAAGTGATTACActtttccttaagcactccacttTTCATTTCTTGGCTCACATTTACCAAACCCTTAGAGACATTTCTTTTTCTTGAGGGCTAGAGAGACTTGCCATCACTCTTTATTGttcatttaattctttttctcccttgatGCTCATACTAGAGATAATTTCATCTTTTTTCTTTCATcaatttacctttttattttatttttggcattttcttttggttctttcttttcttgccttctcttttcatggagatcatttcttttctctcgttttggtgccttgatacctcttttaGATCCCTCAACTTTCCTCCCAAACTTATGCATAGAGCCACTTATTACATATGAGTGTTAAGGAAGGTTCGGGTTCTAAGAGAGGATCATGatcaaaatgggtaaaggcttataGCATGGTTACCAACAGAGAAAGGCTAAAGGCTcgaaggggttgactagggatagcAAACATAGGGTGGCAAAAGAAAGCTTAAATGgaccaaggaaagcctacaatcatcgTCCAAACCAAGCAAACATAGAATTTAGCCTTGAAatacattcagggcaagttccaGACTATCCTCTCAAGTACTTGGACTAGAAACAAAACGTTACCTCGCCTCTCACGCAAATAGGCCGTAAAAGATGATAGAGTCTAAAACCCACAACGATCACAGTCAAGTTAAACATCACTATGGTCCAATCATCCACTAAATGAttatcaaagtcaactaaaaaacCTCAAAGCCACTAACTAAAGCTATTTTCTTCCAAAAACCTTATTTCAAACCATAAGCATGCAGTTAGGTGTGTTGGTGCCAAATGAAGTATGAATAACTCTTTTCAGAGAATGACTTAATGAgggcttttattcattactacttactactattattacctaaacatagaacggactcattcccttaagaaagttatcACACCATTCATCTATCCTCGAGAAGAGTCACCTAGTTCACACAACAGACcgcctttggaaagaaccgtggcattacaaaaatcaaaggcttattatcaACACAACTAAGAAACATAAAAGCTACTAACACAAACACAATTGAAGTTAAATAACTAAGGAAGCTAATGAAAGTAACAACTCCTAAAGATAAATAAAAATGACGTAGCATCATCCAATTATTACATTCCAAAGTAGCCAAATGTATCAAATATATAAAGTATGCTCTACCCTCCTCctccgaataaaaataagcattatccataatgcttaacaaaataagagcaAAAAGTAGAGAGGGCGAATGATCTCCCTAAGTGTCCTTAGTCATCACTGTATCACTAGCAACATCAGTCCCACCTGGCTAAGCCAACTGAATAGCATCATCAAGTATGGGCGTGGCCGGCGAAGTGAACATCGCATGCACCACCTCAACAATGTCGGCAGCAAGGCACGACTTCTCAATCTGAGCAGCAGGAGCATCCTGCGAAGATGGAACTGGGTGGGGCTGGGAGGGGTCAAGTAACATGTCAAATGGCAAATCTCCAGCCTCAGCTCTCCGGGTTACCTCAGCTCGAAGCTAATCAACTCACTACTTGCTGGCTTATGActtccttattttcttcactTGCTTGGTCAATCGCTAAATCATAACACCATGTTGTACAAATGTATCCATGATGACCTTTTGGTTGTCCAAGATTTTGCTAAGTTTCTCATTAATGTCAGAGGGGTACATGGGTTCCCGTGTAG
Proteins encoded in this window:
- the LOC142171856 gene encoding uncharacterized protein LOC142171856; the protein is MYKVPMKAVIRTVCQKKVCISLWDTQLLHKCENAWKKTYVHATKDEKFRSKQQLQTIKLGSRTIDEYLKEFKGIYDGLAAIHKHVDDDSKVINFARGLGTKYKMFRTVILGKEPYPTMSQLVTYLSGFNLRKDEGDDSQQMNHNMTFAAKRTYNNKDIGNFSNKRAPEDLPQALATFNVDSQNGGDNAHYMDYGVRTHMTNNIGNLSNLKPYSGNNIIVLGNGQELDITHIGKRTISGVRMSEVLVVPKLKKNLLSVSKITRDNCCYTEFDESSFVVKDKRTRKQMARGTKEKRYMP